The Brachyspira aalborgi genome has a segment encoding these proteins:
- a CDS encoding adenylate cyclase, which yields MSKKNNAEIEIKAYIENVKSTLDFLYKNAKFKKKYFKKDIYFAKNSEIKSGNINLNNCIRLRIEHGGYTFCSKIRSIIDAVEVNEEREIKVSKKKSKFIINFLSSLMDYREYVKKEKKGYAFKYKNALIEVSNIKNLGDFIEIEFLNNEESIENQIKKLKSILKEIGIEESSIETEPYINLLKKKL from the coding sequence ATGAGTAAAAAAAATAACGCCGAAATAGAAATAAAAGCTTACATTGAAAATGTAAAATCAACTTTAGATTTTTTATATAAGAACGCAAAATTCAAAAAAAAATATTTTAAAAAAGATATTTATTTTGCCAAAAACTCCGAGATAAAAAGCGGAAATATAAATTTAAATAATTGCATAAGATTAAGAATTGAACATGGCGGTTATACTTTTTGCTCAAAAATAAGAAGTATAATAGACGCAGTTGAAGTTAATGAAGAGAGAGAGATTAAAGTAAGCAAAAAAAAATCTAAATTCATAATCAATTTTTTATCTTCTTTAATGGATTATAGAGAATATGTTAAAAAAGAAAAAAAAGGTTATGCTTTCAAATATAAAAACGCTTTAATTGAAGTGTCGAATATAAAAAATTTGGGCGACTTTATAGAAATTGAATTTTTAAATAATGAAGAGTCGATAGAAAATCAAATAAAAAAATTAAAATCGATATTAAAAGAAATAGGAATTGAAGAATCTTCTATAGAAACAGAACCTTATATAAACCTTCTTAAAAAAAAATTATAA